A window of Falsiruegeria litorea R37 contains these coding sequences:
- the rpsO gene encoding 30S ribosomal protein S15 yields MSITAAEKARVMTEFATKEGDTGSPEVQVAVLSSRISTLTEHFKTHKKDNHGRRGLLKMVAQRRKLLDYLKGKDEARYQDLIKRLGLRR; encoded by the coding sequence ATGTCGATCACAGCTGCAGAAAAAGCACGCGTCATGACTGAATTCGCAACCAAAGAAGGCGACACCGGTTCGCCCGAAGTACAGGTTGCTGTCCTGAGCTCGCGTATTTCGACTCTGACCGAACACTTCAAGACCCACAAAAAAGACAACCACGGCCGCCGTGGTCTGCTCAAGATGGTTGCTCAGCGCCGCAAGCTGCTGGACTACCTGAAAGGCAAGGATGAGGCCCGTTACCAGGACCTGATCAAGCGCCTGGGTCTGCGTCGCTAA
- a CDS encoding class I adenylate-forming enzyme family protein — translation MLDNIGQIPGRAAKRFGDREALVFEGQSFSFIELDTLIEKAAGGLHALGIQPGDVVTLYGSNSWQWVVSYYAIARLGAVINPVNTMLTPAEIEYVVRDCKARAVLASEDKIAAIKDVCSAAGVEAVVSLGASTPEAMGFEDLMDNGTTAPALPDVKGEDLSTIAYTSGTTGHPKGAMQSHRAVIINGAMTSQMHMRGPSDTVVSALPCPHVYANVLMNGMMMLGTKLVLHATFDPQAVMADIATHKATIFDGVPTMYMFMLNHPDFAAADLSNLSRCYVGGQTMPAATMAAVEEGFGVPLYELWGMTEIAGLGSTHPLYGDNKHGSIGCAIPYCKLRIADVEDASVTMPKGEVGELMVQGPVVMMGYFGAPEKTRETIEPDGWLHTGDLGTMDADGCVYIVDRKKDMILTGGYNVYPAEIERVLAGHPDVALAAVGKQADAIKGELAKAYVVLKPGATCTEEDVIAFCRQSLAAYKCPRSVQFVEDVPKTSTGKIMRRELYTLDPT, via the coding sequence ATGTTGGACAATATTGGTCAGATCCCGGGGCGCGCTGCCAAAAGGTTTGGAGATCGCGAAGCGCTTGTGTTTGAGGGACAGAGTTTCAGTTTCATCGAACTCGACACTCTGATTGAGAAGGCGGCAGGCGGTTTGCACGCACTGGGCATCCAGCCAGGCGACGTCGTAACGCTTTATGGATCCAACTCTTGGCAATGGGTTGTCAGTTACTACGCAATTGCCAGGCTGGGTGCGGTGATCAACCCGGTGAACACGATGCTGACCCCGGCTGAGATCGAATACGTTGTTCGAGACTGCAAAGCCCGTGCTGTGCTGGCTTCGGAAGACAAGATCGCTGCGATCAAGGACGTGTGTTCGGCAGCCGGAGTTGAGGCAGTGGTATCCCTTGGGGCCTCGACGCCCGAAGCCATGGGATTCGAGGACTTGATGGACAACGGCACAACCGCGCCAGCGCTGCCGGACGTCAAAGGCGAGGATTTGTCGACCATCGCCTACACCTCGGGTACGACGGGGCATCCCAAGGGGGCCATGCAATCGCACCGTGCGGTGATCATCAACGGGGCCATGACCAGTCAGATGCACATGCGGGGGCCATCAGACACCGTCGTCAGTGCGCTGCCCTGTCCGCATGTCTACGCCAACGTCCTGATGAACGGGATGATGATGTTGGGAACCAAGCTGGTCTTGCATGCCACTTTTGATCCGCAGGCCGTCATGGCTGATATCGCAACGCACAAGGCCACCATATTTGACGGTGTCCCGACGATGTACATGTTCATGCTGAACCATCCTGACTTTGCCGCCGCTGATCTGAGCAATTTGAGCCGCTGCTACGTGGGTGGTCAAACCATGCCAGCCGCAACAATGGCGGCCGTCGAAGAGGGGTTTGGGGTGCCGCTTTATGAGCTTTGGGGGATGACAGAGATCGCAGGACTAGGGTCAACGCACCCTCTTTATGGTGACAACAAGCACGGCAGCATCGGCTGCGCCATTCCCTACTGCAAGCTGCGCATTGCTGACGTGGAGGATGCCAGCGTCACGATGCCGAAGGGCGAAGTTGGTGAGCTGATGGTGCAGGGGCCGGTCGTGATGATGGGTTACTTTGGAGCACCTGAAAAGACACGTGAAACCATCGAGCCGGACGGCTGGCTGCACACGGGCGATCTGGGCACCATGGATGCGGACGGGTGCGTTTACATCGTGGACCGGAAAAAGGACATGATTCTCACCGGTGGTTACAATGTCTACCCAGCCGAGATTGAGCGCGTGTTGGCGGGGCATCCGGACGTCGCTTTGGCCGCAGTTGGCAAACAGGCGGACGCGATCAAGGGCGAATTGGCCAAGGCCTATGTCGTTTTGAAACCCGGTGCCACATGTACTGAGGAGGACGTCATCGCGTTCTGCCGACAGTCCCTTGCAGCTTACAAATGCCCGCGCAGCGTTCAGTTCGTCGAGGACGTTCCGAAGACCAGCACAGGCAAGATCATGCGCCGCGAACTGTATACGCTGGACCCAACATAG